The following coding sequences are from one Lolium rigidum isolate FL_2022 chromosome 6, APGP_CSIRO_Lrig_0.1, whole genome shotgun sequence window:
- the LOC124660889 gene encoding probable pectin methylesterase CGR2 isoform X1, giving the protein MSRRSVNPGRRASEGGLPTVAGLLHPKSRSPPVLTIALLVLGVIVLIAYFNSGSGSLTLPPLPGVTVTSREAVTRAEGSCTSEVIQALPYLKKAYGSDMQKVLHVGPDSCTVVSNLLKEGKVEAWGVEPYDLEDADSSCKSLVRKGFVRMSDIKFTLPYRPDSFNLVVVSDALDYLTPRYLNKTLPDLARVSTNGLVIFTGNPGQQKAKVSELPKFGRPAKLRSNSWWTRYFIQTGLTENEGPLKKFEQAASKSNYKPDCQIFHLSS; this is encoded by the exons ATGTCGAGGAGGTCGGTCAACCCCGGCCGCCGGGCCTCCGAGGGCGGCCTGCCCACCGTCGCCGGCCTGCTCCACCCAAAGTCGCGCTCGCCGCCGGTGCTCACAATCGCGCTGCTCGTACTG GGTGTCATTGTTCTCATCGCCTACTTCAACAGCGGCTCAGGTAG TTTGACTCTTCCTCCGTTGCCAGGTGTAACCGTTACAAGCAGGGAAGCCGTGACCAGGGCTGAAG GTTCTTGCACATCAGAAGTTATCCAGGCACTTCCTTATCTTAAAAAGGCGTACGGCAGTGATATGCAGAAGGTTCTCCATGTAGGCCCTGATAGTTGTACAGTAGTTTCAAACTTGTTGAAAGAAGGGAAGGTCGAAGCATGGGGGGTGGAGCCTTATGATTTGGAGGATGCTGATAGTAGCTGCAAAAGCCTTGTGCGCAAGGGCTTTGTCCGCATGTCTGACATTAAGTTCACTCTTCCATACCGCCCAGATTCTTTTAACCTTGTTGTTGTGTCAGATGCTTTGGATTATCTGACCCCAAGGTATCTGAACAAAACACTTCCTGATTTAGCAAGGGTGTCCACAAATGGCCTTGTCatctttaccg GCAATCCAGGCCAGCAGAAGGCTAAGGTTTCTGAACTACCAAAATTTGGAAGACCA GCAAAGTTGCGGAGTAATTCATGGTGGACGCGCTACTTCATCCAGACTGGCTTAACAGAGAATGAAGGGCCATTGAAGAAGTTTGAGCAGGCCGCTTCGAAGAGCAACTACAAACCTGACTGTCAAATCTTCCACCTCAGCTCATAG
- the LOC124660889 gene encoding probable pectin methylesterase CGR2 isoform X2: protein MSRRSVNPGRRASEGGLPTVAGLLHPKSRSPPVLTIALLVLGVIVLIAYFNSGSGVTVTSREAVTRAEGSCTSEVIQALPYLKKAYGSDMQKVLHVGPDSCTVVSNLLKEGKVEAWGVEPYDLEDADSSCKSLVRKGFVRMSDIKFTLPYRPDSFNLVVVSDALDYLTPRYLNKTLPDLARVSTNGLVIFTGNPGQQKAKVSELPKFGRPAKLRSNSWWTRYFIQTGLTENEGPLKKFEQAASKSNYKPDCQIFHLSS, encoded by the exons ATGTCGAGGAGGTCGGTCAACCCCGGCCGCCGGGCCTCCGAGGGCGGCCTGCCCACCGTCGCCGGCCTGCTCCACCCAAAGTCGCGCTCGCCGCCGGTGCTCACAATCGCGCTGCTCGTACTG GGTGTCATTGTTCTCATCGCCTACTTCAACAGCGGCTCAG GTGTAACCGTTACAAGCAGGGAAGCCGTGACCAGGGCTGAAG GTTCTTGCACATCAGAAGTTATCCAGGCACTTCCTTATCTTAAAAAGGCGTACGGCAGTGATATGCAGAAGGTTCTCCATGTAGGCCCTGATAGTTGTACAGTAGTTTCAAACTTGTTGAAAGAAGGGAAGGTCGAAGCATGGGGGGTGGAGCCTTATGATTTGGAGGATGCTGATAGTAGCTGCAAAAGCCTTGTGCGCAAGGGCTTTGTCCGCATGTCTGACATTAAGTTCACTCTTCCATACCGCCCAGATTCTTTTAACCTTGTTGTTGTGTCAGATGCTTTGGATTATCTGACCCCAAGGTATCTGAACAAAACACTTCCTGATTTAGCAAGGGTGTCCACAAATGGCCTTGTCatctttaccg GCAATCCAGGCCAGCAGAAGGCTAAGGTTTCTGAACTACCAAAATTTGGAAGACCA GCAAAGTTGCGGAGTAATTCATGGTGGACGCGCTACTTCATCCAGACTGGCTTAACAGAGAATGAAGGGCCATTGAAGAAGTTTGAGCAGGCCGCTTCGAAGAGCAACTACAAACCTGACTGTCAAATCTTCCACCTCAGCTCATAG
- the LOC124665240 gene encoding uncharacterized protein At2g39795, mitochondrial-like, translating to MASFVSTSSTSALALLRSSPSAPIMGPWAAQVRRSLLAPPLRAAPAANGSTVKMMESKVKKKNKKGAGGGGLPAAIDLEIREAEEYLATDVQEPTPEDFPFEIVDEEGMSVVILKKDYKDEKIEVIVSMPNMDAEPEFDEDDDEDAAKDDDDEDEGSEDSSLSMKVVVSKGSGPKLEFTCTAFREEITIDEMLISEEAESDAEKFPFEGPEFTELPPNVQKGLFKFLELRGVTLKTTNFMHDYMVTKQTKEYVRWMTKLKDLVRQ from the exons ATGGCCTCCTTcgtctccacctcctccacaTCCGCCCTCGCCCTCCTCCGCTCCTCCCCGTCCGCCCCAATCATGGGTCCCTGGGCGGCCCAGGTCCGGCGCTCTCTGCTCGCGCCACCTCTGCGCGCGGCCCCGGCGGCGAATGGGTCGACGGTCAAGATGATGGAGAGCAAGgtcaagaagaagaacaagaagggcgcCGGCGGAGGCGGCCTCCCCGCCGCCATCGACCTCGAGATCCGGGAGGCCGAGGAGTACCTCGCCACCGACGTGCAG GAACCTACTCCAGAAGACTTTCCCTTTGAAATCGTTGACGAAGAAGGGATGAGCGTGGTTATTCTTAAAAAGGACTACAAGGATGAGAAGATCGAGGTCATTGTCAGCATGCCTAACATGGACGCGGAGCCTGagtttgatgaagatgatgacgaggatgctgccaaggacgatgacgacgaagaTGAGGGCTCCGAAGACAGTAGCCTTTCCATGAAGGTGGTAGTCTCCAAGGGAAGTGGCCCGAAACTCGAGTTCACCTGCACAGCCTTCCGTGAGGAGATAACCATCGACGAGATGCTGATATCAGAGGAAGCCGAATCCGATGCAGAGAAGTTCCCCTTTGAGGGCCCTGAATTCAC CGAGCTTCCTCCGAATGTGCAGAAGGGCCTGTTCAAGTTCCTGGAGCTACGTGGGGTGACCCTGAAGACCACCAACTTCATGCACGACTACATGGTGACCAAGCAGACCAAGGAGTATGTCCGGTGGATGAccaagctcaaggacttggtccGGCAATGA